A stretch of DNA from Arthrobacter globiformis:
TGTAAGTCTGAGGAAACACGTCCTTGTAAGCGATTATCCTCTCGCACAATGATTACTGAAGCTCGTATTTTCTCGGTCAGTGCCTTCCGCTTCGGGCCGCTGCATATATAGCTGCATATATAAACCGCGCACCCCTCGCGGCGCGCGGCTTCCGCTGAAATAATCGTCCTAATACGTTCGACACCGCGGCCTGCCACCTGGACGGCACTCAGCGGCCCAGGAAAGGAACGAACGCGCATGCCTCCTTCAGCAGACTCCACCATTGCACGGCCCGAAATCCTGCCGCCGAGGCGGCCCGCCCGCCGCGGGCCCTCCCGGCGCCGAGTGCCAGCCAGGTCCTGATGCAAGCCAACCTGCCCCTCGCCGACGAGCTGGCGGCGCTGACCGTCCGGATCGCCGATCTTTTGCTGACCCACGAAACCGTCGACGAAGCAGTTTCCGCGCTCGCCCATGCCCTGAAGGAAGCCATCCCGGGGACCTGGGGTGCGGGAGTCAGCCTGATGGATACGCGCGGCCGGCGCACCAGCACGGCTTCCACTGATCCGGACGTCATGCAGGCAGACCAGCTCCAGTACGACCTTCGACAGGGCCCCTGCCTGACTGCCTGGGCCCAGCAGGCAACCGTTACGGTCGGGGACAGCCGTACCGACCACCGCTGGCCCGCCTGGAGCCGTGCAATCGCCGACCTGCCGCTACGCTCGGTGGTCAGCACGCCGCTGTCCACTCCCGACGGCGCCATCGGCGCCCTGAAGGTTTACTCCCCCGTTCCCGACGGCTTCGATCCTAAAGCCATCCGCCTCATTGAACTCCTGGCGCGCCCTGCTGCGCTGATGCTTGCCAACGCCCAGGCCCGCGACGCAGCGGAGCGCCTCAGCGACGGGCTCATCAGCGCGCTCGGAGCCCGCGATGCCATTGGAACGGCGACGGGGATCATCATGGAGCGCCACCACGTCAGCCGCGACCAGGCGCTGGCCACGCTCATCAGCGCCTCCCGGCGCCGCAACGAACCCCTGAACCAACTCGCCCAGGACATCATCGACGGCGGCGAGGTGTAACCGGCCGTCACAAAACTGCCTCCGCACTGGCCGCAGCGGCCCGCGTATTAGGGGGTGCCGGCGTCGTCCATTCCCTCACTCCGCACGCCCGGGAGTGACACAATCCGGATCGGACTACACCAATCGCCTTCCCCGCGCAACTTTGGCACGCGCAACGTTTCCAAGGAAAATAGCGAGTCAGCACACAATGCACCGCCCCGCTCACTTCAGGAGACAGAGAACCATGACTAACACCATCGCCCCGGGCGCCGGGTTGAACGCCGCCCCGATTGCAGCCATGACCGCTTTGGACGACCTGGACCTTACGCCGCAGGGACTGTCCGATGCGCCGGCGAGTGAGCTGGATCCGGACACGCTGGTGCACCCTGGCGCCAGCTAACCCACTCAGGTTCCGCAGAAGGTCCTGTAGGGGCCAAAGCTTTCCGGCGCAGCCTCTGCATAACGTTCGGCGCCGGGACGCTCGTGATACGGGTCCGTCACCGCTTCGAGCAACCGCCGGAGCGGCTCAAGGTCGCCATTCGTCGCAGCGTCCAGTGCCTCCTCAACAAGGTGGTTGCGGGGCACATACGCCGGGTTGACCCGGTCCATCATCTCCGCATCCGGATTCAGGGCCTGCCAGCGTCTGGCCCACGCCAGGAAGGCGTCCGGTTCGGGGAACAAGTTTCGCGCGGACTCATCCTTGCCGCGGACTGCCGCGCCCAGACGCCGGAAGAACGACGTGTAATCGACGCGCCACTCCTGCAGAAGCCCGAGCAGTTCGTCAATCAACGGCGAAGCGAGGTCGTCGGCACTGCTGCTGTCCAGCCCGAGCTTCGCCTTCATGCCGGCCAGCCAGGCAGCGCTGTACTGCTGGCGGAAAGCGCCGAGCGCATCCTGCGCCAGCGCGACGGCGCGCTCCTCGTCGTCGTCGAACAGCGGAAGGAGCGCCTCCGCCAGCCGGGTCAGGTTCCACTCCGCAACCACCGGCTGGTTCGCGTAGGCGTAGCGTCCGTTCTCATCGATCGAACTGTAGACCGTTGCCGGGTCGAATGCGTCCATGAAGGCGCAGGGTCCATAGTCGATGGTCTCCCCCGAGATGGCCATGTTGTCCGTGTTCATGACACCGTGGATGAAGCCCACCAGCATCCACTGAGCAACCAGGGAGGCCTGGGCGGCGGTCACGGCCTCGAACATGGCGAGATACGGATTGGCCGCCTCCGCCGCATCCGGATAGTGGCGGGCGATCGCATGATCGGCAAGGCGGCGCAGGAGTCCGACGTCGCCGGCGACCCGGGCATACTGGAAACTCCCCACACGCAGATGGCTGCTCGCGACGCGCGTGAGAACCGCCCCTGGCAGCACCGTCTCCCGCTGGACGGAACGCTCGGTGGCCACCACTGCGAGGGACCGCGTGGTCGGGATGCCCAGGGCGTGCATGGCCTCGCTCACCACATACTCTCGCAGCATCGGCCCCACGACGGCGAAGCCGTCACCTCCCCGCGCGAACGGAGTGCGGCCGGAGCCTTTCAGATGGATGTCGCGAAGGCGGCCGTCGACGTCGAGAATCTCACCGAGCAGGAGCGCACGACCATCGCCTAGCCTCGGCGCAAACCAGCCAAACTGATGGCCGGAGTATGCCTGCGCAACGGGCGTGGCGCCGTCGGGCACTGCATTGCCGATCAGCAGAGGGAGTCCTTCCGGACTCCCCAGGAAGTCCGGGTCCAAGCCCAACTCGGCGGCCAGCGGCTCGTTCAGGACCAGCAGCCGCGGATCAGGGACCTCCTCTGCCTTCCAGGGAATGGCCATCTCGGAGAGCTCGGTGGCGAAGCGGCTTTCAAAGGCGACGGTTGATGCTTCTGTGGCGCTCATATTTCAAGAATAAGGCGATGCCGACAGTCAGCTCATTCATCGAAGTAGGTGGATACCGCAGAACCACTGCAGACCGAGGCGACGACTGAGGCAGCGACGTCACGCAGCTTCACGTTCCTCAGGCTCGAGGCCGTTTTCAGGACCTGCAGGGCGGCCTCCTGGCCGCATCTGTTCTCAGCCATGATGATTCCGGTGGCAACGTCGATTGCGGTGCGCGACTGCATGGCCGCAGTCAGGTCGTTTCGTGCCTCAGTCAACTGGGCAATGCGGAGGGCAAGCCGAAGGCTCTTGGAGGCCTGCGCTGCGAATTCTTCGGTGCCGGTGATGTCCTCCCCGCTGAACGCATGCGGCCGGGGCGAAAAGAGGTTGAGCGCGGCCCGGGTTTCGCCCTCCAGCGCCAGCGGCACCGCAAGGATTGAACCCACACCGTGCCCGCCCACGGCCGACATGTACGCCGGCCAGCGAGATTCGGAGTCTACATCCGGCACATGGACTGTGGACATTTCCTGCATGGCAGCCAGGCAGGGACCTTCGCCAAACGCCAACTGGACTTCGTCAAGCATCCGGGCCTGCGCATCGCTGCTGGCCACCGTGGCCGATTTCTTCCTCCGCAGCACGGTAAAGGCGCACCGCACTTTGATCCCGGGCGCGGAGAAGAAATCCCCGGCGTACTCAGCCAGCTCCGCAAGGAAATCTCCGACATCAAGGCTCTCCAGCACCAGTTCCTGGAGCCGCCCCGCGACGTCCTCACGGTCCCACGCGCGGGCTTGATCGCTCATATCAGCCTCGTTTCAACGGGCAGCTCCGCCGTTCATCCAGAGTACAAACATTCTTGGCTAGAACGCCCCTGGGTAGGCGGACGGCGCCGACCAATCTCTACTGCCAGACTACGCCTCGTAAGGCTTCCCAGCTCCGCCGGCAATTTTGCAACACATGTAGGAAGTGTACTTACTATCCGATGCTAATCATGCTTACTATTACTGAGTGCTGGTTCATCAGCAGCAGCTACCCCTCAAAGGAAAGAGAGCAATGATGACCGAGAACCCATTTGGCACCGAAGCGGAAACCACGCGTCTGGGCACGACCGGCTCGGGCACCACGGGCTACGGGACCACTGGAACGGGCACCGGCTACGACACCGCCGCCGCGGGAACCCCGGGCTACGCGGCGGCCGGCGCGGGCACCACTGACTACTCGGGCACTCCCGGATACCAGGACGGCACATCCTCTAAGAAGGACGTGGCGAAAGACGAGGCCGCGAACGTGGCTGGCCACGCTGCCGGGGCCGCCCAGAACGTGGCCGAGACAGCCAAGGCCGAGGCCGCGAACGTCGCGTCTGAAGCCAAGAACAGCGCCCGGGATCTGCTGCACCAGGCGAAGTCGGACCTGACCAGCCAGGCCGGCAACCAGCAGGCCAAGGCCGCCGAAGGCATCCGCACCATCTCCTCGCAGCTGCGCTCCATGGCCGACGCGCCGGACCAGCAGGGCGTGGCCTCGGACCTGATCCGGCAAGCCGCAGACCGCTCCGCATCGGTCGCGTCCTGGCTGGACAACCGGGACCCGGGCTCGCTGCTGGATGAGGTGAAGTCCTTCGCACGCCAGCGCCCCGGCACCTTCCTGCTCCTCGCGGCAGGCGCCGGCATGCTTGCCGGACGCCTTGGCCGCAGCCTGCAGGCAGGCGCCCCCGACACCGGAACCGGCGTCGGATCCACCAGCGGCACGCTCCCGCAGTACCCCGTCCAGCCACCGGTCACGGAAAGCAGCCTCGACGCTGCCCCCCTCTATGACGCACCGCAGGCAACCCCGACCACCTACGCAGAGACCGTGTACGGCGAGCCTGCCCGTCCCGGCTTTGACGCTCCGGGTTCGGCAGGTGTTCCGCTGCGCGATCCCGAGGACCCGTATACCGAGGGTGGAGGTCGTCCCCTGTGAGCAGCCAGATCCCTGATACCCCGGAAACGGCCGCGCACGCCAAGGCCGACACCACCTCCCTCGGTGACCTCCTCGGCGAGGTTACCCGGGACCTGTCCACCCTGATCCGGCAGGAAATCGAACTCGCCAAAGCCGAACTGAAACAGTCCGGCAGCCGCGCCGGCAAGGGCGGCGGCATGCTCGCCGGCGCCGGCGTCGCCGGGCACTTCGTGCTCCTGTTCCTCTCCATCGCCCTCTGGTACGCCCTGGGCGAGCTGATGGGCCTGGGCTGGTCCGCCGTCGTCGTCGCCGTGATCTGGGGCATCATCGCCGCGATCCTCGCGTCCGTGGGCCGCAAGGAACTCAAAGCCATCAAGGGCATGCCCCAAACCGTCGAGACAGTGCAGGAAATCCCGCCTACCCTCAAACCGAACGGAGACCACCGATGAGTGAGAACCCGGACGCCATCCGCGCCGACATCGAAGCCACCCGCGCCCGCCTCGGCACCAACGTGGACGCCGTGGCCGACAAGGTCACCCCGTCCAACATCGTCCACCGCCAGACCGACAAGGTCAAAGACGCCGTCTTCGGAGTGAAGGAGAAAGTCATGGGCACCGCGGACCACGCCACCCACAGCACCACCGGCGGCCTCCACCACGCCGCGCACACCGCCTCGGGCGGGGTGCACCAGGCCACCGACGCCGCCGGGAACGCGATCAGCACCGCCGGCGAAGCGATCGCCGACGCCCCCCAGCAGGTCAAGGCCAAAACCCAGGGCAACCCCCTCGCCGCCGGGCTGATCGCGTTCGGCGCAGGGCTGCTCGTCTCCTCCCTCATCCCGCCGAGCCAGAAGGAACGCGAAGCCGCCGACGCCCTTAAAACCGCCGCCGAACCCATGACCAGCCAGCTCACCGACGCGGCCAAGGACATGGCCCAGGGCTGGAAGGAACCCGCCCAGGACGCCATGGAAAACGTCAAGGCCACCGCCACCGACGCCGCCCAGCACGTCAAGGAAGAAGGCCAAACCGCCGCCACCGACGTCAAAACCACAGCCACCGACGCCAAAGACCACGTCCAAAACACATAGCCCCGCCTGAGCCTGGCTCAGGCGACAACGCCGGAACGCTACAGCGTGACATTCGGATGTAGCGTTCCGGCATGTGCGCGCGTATCTTGAGCGGCCCATTGGGAGTAGGCTCAAAAGTAAGGGCGACGCGATCATCCAGCCAGGCATGCTGCCGGGCAGGACCCAGAGGTTGCGGCAGGCCCGTTCGTCACGTCATTGGCCGTGGAAACCAGTCCACGATCGTTCCGGATCTCAAATCCGGCGGTAGACATGGGCCGGGCAACCGGCCCAACGTGGATCGGGGCATCGCATGGCCGCTGAGTCAGGCCATCTGTCGACGTCCGGGCAAAACCAGGCACCCACGCCCGAGCAGCTGCAGGACCTGCTGCTGGAAAGTCCCGGGTTCGACGAATTCCTTCTTGAGCTGACGGTTTTCTCGGCATCGAAGCTCGCAGCACCGGACCCGATGCTGTGTGCGATCACAGTTGAGCGCGACGGCCGGCCCGCCACCGTGGCCAGCAGCAGCGACAAAGCCAAGCAGATGGATGAAAAGCAGTACGGGATCGACGACGGTCCCTGCCTGACGGCTTTACGGGAAGACCGGACCGTCCTGGTCGAGGACCTTGAAACGTCACCGAGGTGGCACCGTTACTCACAAGCGGTGGCAACCGAAGGCGTTCAGTCAGTCCTTGCAGTTCCCATTGACGCAGGGCCCAACGCGGCGGCCGCCTTGAACTGCTATGCCCTGAACATGTCCACGTTCGGCACATCGACCATAGCGGCAGTAGAGTCCTACAGCGCGTCCCTGTCCCGCATCCTCCGCCTGGCGCTTCGCGTGCACCATCTTCCCGCCCAGCAGGACCGCCTGCACACGGCCCTGCAGTCCCGGGCGGTAATCGACGCAGCCCTGAGCCTCGTCATGTCCCAGACCCGCGGCAGCAGGGAGGAAGCCGCCAGACTGCTGCATGAAATGGCACGGTCCAGCAAGCAGCAACTGAAGCAGATCGCCACGGACATCCTGAACGGTGCAGCGCTCCCCGATCCCTCCGCCGATGAGGGTCCCTCCACTGATCGTGGGCCTCGCCAGTAAGTCCACCGGCGTCGTCGGTAAAGCCGGGATTAGTATGGAGATCATCTGCCGACTATCTCCCCCAGGGGATGTTTAAAATACCGAAGACTTGTGAGGCCAGCCCGTGACGCGGAAGAACCCAATGGCAGGCGAACTGCCCGAGATCTTCGCGCGGGTCGCGGGCCTGCTGCTCACGGCGCCAGCGGTTGACCAAGCTGTGGCCAACATAGCCCAAGCCGCTCATGAAAGCCTGGCCGGCAGCGTGGGCGCAGGGGCCACACTCTTCGACGACCAGGGCCGGCCAACGAGCACAGCTTCCACAAACAGCCTTGTGAAGCAGGCGGACCAGCTGCAGTACGACCTCGGGGAGGGGCCATGCCTCACAGCCTGGGCAAGCGCCCAAGCCGTCGTGGTGGATGATCTTCGCCGGGAGCACCGCTGGCAGGAGTGGGCCAGTGCCAGTGCCCCGCTCGGATTGCTGTCCTGTATCAGCGTCCCCCTCCTGCTGCCGGATGCCACGGGAAACGGAACCGCCGAGCCCATCGGCGCCCTGAAGGTCTACGCAGACCGCGCGCACGCCTTCGACCTGCACAGCCAGCAGGTCCTGGCACTCCTCGCCCAACCCGCAGCACTCATCCTGTCCAACATCCAGACCAGGGAACGGGCCGCGCAACTCAGCGAATCCCTGAAGGATGCACTGCACAGCCGGAGCCTCATCGACATGGCCAAGGGCGCCCTCATGGAACGGCTCCAGGTGAACGAAAGGGAAGCCATGCAGGCCATGATCAGCCGCGCCCGCACGGAAAACCTCCTGCTGAGCGAACTTGCAAAAGGGATCATTGCGCCCGCAATGGACCTCGACCCCCAGGCACCATGACCTCTGAGTCTGATGGCGAGGCCCAAAGAGACCGGACAGCCCAGGCCTTCCGGCAGTCCGACCTTGACGTCGATGAACTTTGGATGCACTACTTCAGCATTGGCGGCGACGCCGGGGCAATGGAAATTGACGCGTACCTCCACGGCTCATACATGCTCCGCCCCATCCAGCGTGACCTGCTTGACCATGCCATCTACGAACTGGACAACTCCGACCTGGACTGACCCGGGCAGGCAGGTCCCGGACGGACCCGGCTCAGCGGCGGCGTAAAGTCAGCGCGGCTGTGCGGGGTTGGTCGGAACCCCCTGAGACGGCGGGTTGATCGGCGGTCCCGACGTAGCCGGTGATACCTTCGAGCCGTGCTGGGTCTGACTTACTTCAGGAGTGTCCGGCGCAGACGTGGCGCTGGGCTCGGCGCCGCCTTTAAGGGCGTCCAGACGGCTTTCCAAAATTTGCACCACCGGCAGACGGTTGCCGTGGGCCCGTTCATAGCTCAACAACTGACCCACGCCTGCCTCATCCAAGCCTGAGATGCGGGACGGCAAGGTGCCGCTGGGAATGTGGTCGTAGTCGGCCAGCGGCAGGTCATCATGTTCGGGAATTTCGTTCACGGAAGCAACCTCCTAAGAAAAGACTATGAACCAACCTTCCCGGAAGGGATGATCAGCATGCTTATTATCTTGGCGCAGGAGCATCACGATATCCAGAGCCAGCACCGGATTTCTCCCGCCGGACTACTGTTCTGCGACCGTCTGCCGCTGTAGGGCGGCCACGCCCCGCCCGTGGAGCAGCCAGCCGGCAGCGATGAGGAGCAGGCTGAGGGCCAGGAATCCCAGGTCCCAGACGACTGGACCTCCCAGATCGTCACGGACGTGATGGATCTGGAGGAGCTGATGATCCACGAGGCCTTCCACCACGTTGAAGATCCCCCAGCCGGCCAGGACCAGGCCGAAATGAAAGCTCCAATTAGGTGCCAGCCGCCCCTGACGCCAGGCCCTGATGGTCACCACCGACGCCGCGAGGACCAGCAGCCACATGAGGAGGTGAAAGAACCCGTCCACGAGGGTGTTCACTTCCAGCCCCGCGACGGTGTCCACGGGGTGATCGTGCGTGTTGCTCACCATATGGTGCCACTGCAGGATCTGGTGCAGGACGATTCCGTCCACAAAGCCGCCGAGACCCAGGCCATAGAGAATCCCCGCGGCTTTCGACGGGGGAACCCCTGCCGCTCCCGTCATCTGTCCCTGACTGGCC
This window harbors:
- a CDS encoding phage holin family protein — translated: MSSQIPDTPETAAHAKADTTSLGDLLGEVTRDLSTLIRQEIELAKAELKQSGSRAGKGGGMLAGAGVAGHFVLLFLSIALWYALGELMGLGWSAVVVAVIWGIIAAILASVGRKELKAIKGMPQTVETVQEIPPTLKPNGDHR
- a CDS encoding GAF and ANTAR domain-containing protein — translated: MAGELPEIFARVAGLLLTAPAVDQAVANIAQAAHESLAGSVGAGATLFDDQGRPTSTASTNSLVKQADQLQYDLGEGPCLTAWASAQAVVVDDLRREHRWQEWASASAPLGLLSCISVPLLLPDATGNGTAEPIGALKVYADRAHAFDLHSQQVLALLAQPAALILSNIQTRERAAQLSESLKDALHSRSLIDMAKGALMERLQVNEREAMQAMISRARTENLLLSELAKGIIAPAMDLDPQAP
- a CDS encoding DUF3618 domain-containing protein, with translation MSENPDAIRADIEATRARLGTNVDAVADKVTPSNIVHRQTDKVKDAVFGVKEKVMGTADHATHSTTGGLHHAAHTASGGVHQATDAAGNAISTAGEAIADAPQQVKAKTQGNPLAAGLIAFGAGLLVSSLIPPSQKEREAADALKTAAEPMTSQLTDAAKDMAQGWKEPAQDAMENVKATATDAAQHVKEEGQTAATDVKTTATDAKDHVQNT
- a CDS encoding DUF2243 domain-containing protein — its product is MASQGQMTGAAGVPPSKAAGILYGLGLGGFVDGIVLHQILQWHHMVSNTHDHPVDTVAGLEVNTLVDGFFHLLMWLLVLAASVVTIRAWRQGRLAPNWSFHFGLVLAGWGIFNVVEGLVDHQLLQIHHVRDDLGGPVVWDLGFLALSLLLIAAGWLLHGRGVAALQRQTVAEQ
- a CDS encoding protein adenylyltransferase SelO, which gives rise to MSATEASTVAFESRFATELSEMAIPWKAEEVPDPRLLVLNEPLAAELGLDPDFLGSPEGLPLLIGNAVPDGATPVAQAYSGHQFGWFAPRLGDGRALLLGEILDVDGRLRDIHLKGSGRTPFARGGDGFAVVGPMLREYVVSEAMHALGIPTTRSLAVVATERSVQRETVLPGAVLTRVASSHLRVGSFQYARVAGDVGLLRRLADHAIARHYPDAAEAANPYLAMFEAVTAAQASLVAQWMLVGFIHGVMNTDNMAISGETIDYGPCAFMDAFDPATVYSSIDENGRYAYANQPVVAEWNLTRLAEALLPLFDDDEERAVALAQDALGAFRQQYSAAWLAGMKAKLGLDSSSADDLASPLIDELLGLLQEWRVDYTSFFRRLGAAVRGKDESARNLFPEPDAFLAWARRWQALNPDAEMMDRVNPAYVPRNHLVEEALDAATNGDLEPLRRLLEAVTDPYHERPGAERYAEAAPESFGPYRTFCGT
- a CDS encoding GAF and ANTAR domain-containing protein gives rise to the protein MQANLPLADELAALTVRIADLLLTHETVDEAVSALAHALKEAIPGTWGAGVSLMDTRGRRTSTASTDPDVMQADQLQYDLRQGPCLTAWAQQATVTVGDSRTDHRWPAWSRAIADLPLRSVVSTPLSTPDGAIGALKVYSPVPDGFDPKAIRLIELLARPAALMLANAQARDAAERLSDGLISALGARDAIGTATGIIMERHHVSRDQALATLISASRRRNEPLNQLAQDIIDGGEV
- a CDS encoding GAF and ANTAR domain-containing protein, encoding MSDQARAWDREDVAGRLQELVLESLDVGDFLAELAEYAGDFFSAPGIKVRCAFTVLRRKKSATVASSDAQARMLDEVQLAFGEGPCLAAMQEMSTVHVPDVDSESRWPAYMSAVGGHGVGSILAVPLALEGETRAALNLFSPRPHAFSGEDITGTEEFAAQASKSLRLALRIAQLTEARNDLTAAMQSRTAIDVATGIIMAENRCGQEAALQVLKTASSLRNVKLRDVAASVVASVCSGSAVSTYFDE
- a CDS encoding GAF and ANTAR domain-containing protein, which codes for MAAESGHLSTSGQNQAPTPEQLQDLLLESPGFDEFLLELTVFSASKLAAPDPMLCAITVERDGRPATVASSSDKAKQMDEKQYGIDDGPCLTALREDRTVLVEDLETSPRWHRYSQAVATEGVQSVLAVPIDAGPNAAAALNCYALNMSTFGTSTIAAVESYSASLSRILRLALRVHHLPAQQDRLHTALQSRAVIDAALSLVMSQTRGSREEAARLLHEMARSSKQQLKQIATDILNGAALPDPSADEGPSTDRGPRQ